The following proteins are encoded in a genomic region of Paenibacillus sp. FSL H3-0469:
- a CDS encoding response regulator transcription factor, with protein MAQRLLVIEDEPTLARLLSYNLTQEGYEVTVEDHGTAGYDRATREPFELIVLDLMLPGMNGIDILDKLRGQGIRTPVIVLTAKNAEEDVVRGLKSGADDYITKPFGVSELLARVSAVLRRISGIAEEAPPETAVSASTIILGQLEIYPERYEVSLGGQSINLRPKEFEVLLYLARKPGVVLTRDDLMNAVWGFDYIGGQRTVDVHVSSLRKKLELDPESVHIDSIRGVGYKLVVNKKRTPVI; from the coding sequence ATGGCACAACGATTGCTTGTCATTGAAGACGAACCGACACTGGCCCGGCTGCTGTCTTATAACCTGACACAGGAAGGCTACGAAGTGACGGTGGAGGATCATGGAACGGCAGGATATGACCGTGCGACTAGAGAACCTTTTGAATTGATCGTACTGGATCTGATGCTGCCCGGCATGAACGGCATTGACATTCTGGATAAATTGCGTGGACAAGGCATCCGCACACCGGTGATCGTGCTGACGGCCAAGAATGCGGAAGAGGATGTGGTCCGCGGGCTGAAGTCAGGGGCGGATGACTATATTACGAAGCCCTTCGGCGTATCCGAGCTGCTGGCCCGGGTCAGCGCAGTATTGCGGCGGATCTCCGGCATTGCCGAAGAAGCTCCGCCCGAGACAGCAGTATCTGCATCGACGATTATTCTCGGACAGCTGGAGATCTATCCTGAGCGTTATGAAGTCTCACTGGGCGGACAGAGCATCAATCTGCGGCCGAAGGAATTTGAAGTGCTGTTATATCTGGCCCGCAAGCCAGGCGTCGTTCTGACGCGGGATGATCTGATGAATGCGGTCTGGGGCTTCGACTATATCGGAGGTCAGCGTACCGTTGATGTGCATGTCAGTTCCTTGCGCAAGAAGCTGGAGCTTGACCCTGAATCCGTGCATATCGATTCCATTCGCGGCGTGGGCTACAAACTGGTCGTCAACAAAAAAAGAACACCTGTCATCTAA
- a CDS encoding ATP-binding protein — protein MKPFRIRLTIILMALIGISMTGAGITMAQLFKDSHISVLEENMSREIKLLSGTFSFMDTSSPEAVTYYTEQAEKISILTGSRVTFITKQGQVIGDSEKNPREMDNHSTREEELLAAKEGIGRAIRYSDTLDREMMYVAGSVSSDQGFNGYIRLSMGLDTVSEGLNRAWMIMAGGLVLLFIAATLVSYKVASSMTSPLEQITRVARRITDLDYDARVPMKRKDEIGQLATAINAMADSLQAQLKTIRDNEDLLQSVLDNMTGGIVMINEEGEIALLNRAAERLLDVKHSEMTGHSYKEIKHHYELTRLIDDGVSAGEPIHEERSIYNPVERIVRLDGVPMIQDGCSRGMLFLLQEVTEIRRLEKMRSEFVANVSHELKTPVAAVKGFAETLLGGGVTDEKTARSFLQIIYDENERLNRLIGDILELSKIESKRVQLECSPVHLIEFFDSVLETLSKVAEKKKITLSSDVPAELFIEGDEDKLRQIFMNLLSNAINYTQDGGNVRVTAVSIQKKDGTESVRFTVSDTGMGIPRKDLPRIFERFYRVDKARSRSSGGTGLGLSIVKHLVELHRGSINVESDLGIGSSFILELPLLQEENE, from the coding sequence ATTCGCATATTTCCGTGCTGGAAGAAAACATGTCCCGGGAAATAAAGCTGCTCTCCGGCACCTTCTCATTCATGGATACCAGCAGCCCGGAGGCCGTGACCTACTATACAGAACAGGCAGAGAAAATCTCAATCTTGACCGGATCACGCGTCACCTTCATTACGAAGCAAGGCCAGGTCATCGGCGACTCGGAGAAGAATCCGCGCGAGATGGACAACCACTCTACCCGCGAGGAGGAGCTGCTGGCCGCGAAGGAAGGGATTGGCCGGGCGATCCGTTACAGCGATACGTTAGACCGCGAAATGATGTATGTGGCAGGTTCCGTGTCCTCGGATCAGGGCTTTAACGGGTATATCCGGCTGTCGATGGGGCTGGATACCGTATCCGAAGGACTGAACCGGGCGTGGATGATCATGGCAGGGGGGCTGGTGCTGCTGTTCATTGCCGCAACCTTGGTGAGCTACAAAGTGGCTTCCAGTATGACCTCACCGCTGGAGCAGATCACCAGAGTGGCGCGGCGGATTACCGATCTGGATTACGATGCCCGGGTGCCGATGAAGCGCAAGGATGAGATCGGCCAGCTGGCAACAGCCATTAACGCGATGGCCGACAGTCTCCAGGCCCAGCTGAAGACTATCCGCGACAATGAGGATCTGCTGCAGAGTGTACTCGACAATATGACCGGCGGCATCGTGATGATTAACGAGGAAGGGGAGATTGCCCTGCTCAACCGGGCCGCCGAACGGCTGCTCGATGTGAAGCACAGCGAGATGACCGGACATTCCTACAAGGAGATTAAGCATCATTATGAGCTTACCCGGCTGATTGATGATGGCGTGTCCGCAGGTGAGCCTATTCATGAAGAGCGCAGCATTTATAATCCGGTGGAGCGGATTGTGCGTCTGGACGGGGTGCCGATGATCCAGGACGGCTGCTCCCGGGGGATGCTGTTCCTGCTTCAGGAGGTTACTGAGATTCGCAGACTTGAGAAAATGCGCAGCGAATTCGTCGCCAATGTCTCCCATGAGCTGAAGACCCCTGTCGCTGCGGTAAAAGGCTTCGCCGAGACCCTCCTCGGCGGGGGCGTTACGGATGAGAAGACAGCGCGTTCGTTCCTGCAGATTATCTACGATGAGAACGAACGGTTGAACCGGCTGATCGGCGACATCCTGGAGCTGTCCAAAATCGAATCCAAACGCGTTCAGCTGGAATGCTCCCCGGTTCATCTGATCGAGTTCTTCGATTCTGTGCTGGAAACGCTCAGTAAGGTGGCGGAGAAGAAGAAGATTACGCTCAGCTCGGATGTGCCTGCGGAGTTATTCATTGAGGGAGATGAAGACAAGCTGCGCCAGATCTTCATGAATCTGCTCTCCAATGCGATCAACTACACCCAGGACGGGGGCAATGTCAGAGTGACCGCCGTGAGCATCCAGAAGAAGGATGGCACCGAGAGTGTGCGCTTTACAGTCAGTGATACGGGGATGGGGATTCCGCGCAAGGATCTGCCCCGGATCTTTGAACGCTTTTACCGGGTGGACAAAGCCCGCTCCAGAAGCTCCGGCGGAACCGGCCTTGGTTTATCTATCGTGAAGCATCTGGTCGAGCTGCATCGCGGATCTATTAATGTAGAGAGCGATCTGGGCATCGGCAGCTCGTTCATCCTGGAATTGCCGCTGCTGCAGGAAGAGAATGAATAA